The genomic window TTGGCGAACTCCTCGGCCGCCTTGTCGAGGTTCGCCGGGACCGTCTCCCCCGCGGCCTTCAGCGCGGCCAGCCGTTCGCGTTCTTGCAGCATGATCTGCCGCGTGTAGTGCCCCTCGAGCGCTTCGAGCAGCGGTCCCTGGATGTACTGGACCACGTCTCGACCGACGAGCAGTCCGACGCAAGAACCCGCGACCAGGGCCAGCAGCGACCTGACGACCGCCTTGCGCAGCTCTTCCAGGTGCTCGCCGAACGACATTTTCGACTGTTCGAGGCGAGCTTCGTCGTCGGTGCTGGGCATGGGCGAGCAAGGCGGCGCGGCGAGCAGGGTGGGAGGGGGCGAGCGTGACTGTTATTCTAACTGGCCAAGGGCGGCTCTTGAATCGCCCCCTGTGCACGACTGTTTCCCGAGCCGCGGTTGCCATGCCTGTCGCCTGCGACTATCCCCTGCGTTTTGAGCCGTTGTTTCGCCGCTATCTCTGGGGAGGGCGGCGGCTGGGGACCATGCTCGGCAAGCCGATCGGCCCCGGCGACGACTATGCCGAAAGTTGGGAGATCGTCGACCATGGCGCCGACCAAAGCGTCGTGGCCCACGGGCCGCTCGCGGGCCGGACGCTTGGCGAATTGGTTCGCGAGCAGGGCGCCGACCTCTTGGGCCGGCACGCGCCGGCGAAGCAGTTTCCGCTGCTGTTGAAACTGCTCGACTGCAATCGCACGCTCAGCGTGCAGGTTCACCCGAACGACGCGCAAGGGGCGCAGCTCGATCCCCCCGACCTTGGCAAGACCGAGGCGTGGGTCGTAGTGGCCGCCGAGCCGGGCAGCAAGATCTACGCGGGGCTCAAGCCGGGGGTCGATCGGCAGCAACTCGCCGCGGCCTTGGAGGCGGGCGCGTGCGATCGGTGTCTCCACGAGTTCGAGCCGCAGGTCGGCGATTGCGTG from Pirellulales bacterium includes these protein-coding regions:
- a CDS encoding class I mannose-6-phosphate isomerase: MPVACDYPLRFEPLFRRYLWGGRRLGTMLGKPIGPGDDYAESWEIVDHGADQSVVAHGPLAGRTLGELVREQGADLLGRHAPAKQFPLLLKLLDCNRTLSVQVHPNDAQGAQLDPPDLGKTEAWVVVAAEPGSKIYAGLKPGVDRQQLAAALEAGACDRCLHEFEPQVGDCVFIPAGTVHALGAGLVIAEIQQASDTTFRLFDWNRVDADGRPRPLHIEQSLAVTDYQRGPVVPQTPQALDLPGSELLAACDKFELQRRRLAEPTTLGGDRRMWIAMVVEGALVVEGDPASEPLTLGRSLLLPAAAGARRLTPLGSATVLAISLPA